A window of Belonocnema kinseyi isolate 2016_QV_RU_SX_M_011 chromosome 9, B_treatae_v1, whole genome shotgun sequence contains these coding sequences:
- the LOC117179434 gene encoding protein arginine N-methyltransferase 1, with translation MAASNEVPVEINERGTCATENNAESKMENMEVAESVVLPNKEAPTTNNKEPVSVDDMTSRDYYFDSYAHYGIHEEMLKDEVRTVTYRNSMYHNKHLFKGKIVLDIGCGTGILSMFAAKAGASRVIGIECSNIVEYAEKIVEANQLSHIVSILKGKVEEVVLPDGIEKVDIIISEWMGYCLFYESMLDTVLFARDKWLREDGMLFPDKATLFICGIEDRQYKDEKINWWDDVYGFDMSSIRKVAISEPLVDVVDPKQVVTNSCLIKEVDLYTVTKADLEFSSPFTLQVRRNDYVQALVTFFNIEFTKCHKRIGFSTAPEVQYTHWKQTVFYFDEYMTVKKGEEVYGVFSMKPNARNYRDLDFSIELDFKGELCTVHETNHYRMR, from the exons ATGGCCGCGAGCAATGAAGTGCCGGTAGAAATCAACGAGAGGGGTACTTGTGCAACAGAGAACAACGCG GAATCAAAAATGGAGAACATGGAAGTTGCCGAGTCAGTAGTACTGCCGAACAAAGAGGCTCCCACTACCAACAACAAGGAGCCCGTCTCTGTCGATGACATGACCTCTCGGGACTACTATTTTGATTCTTACGCTCACTACGGAATTCACGAAGAGATGCTCAAGGACGAAGTACGTACCGTGACCTACCGCAACTCCATGTATCACAACAAGCACCTCTTCAAAGGTAAAATTGTTCTCGATATTGGTTGTGGTACCGGCATTCTCTCCATGTTCGCCGCGAAAGCCGGCGCTTCGCGAGTCATCGGAATCGAATGCTCCAACATCGTCGAGTACGCCGAAAAGATTGTAGAAGCTAACCAGCTCTCTCACATCGTCTCTATCCTGAAGGGCAAAGTCGAGGAGGTAGTTTTGCCCGACGGTATTGAGAAGGTGGACATAATAATTTCCGAGTGGATGGGTTACTGTCTCTTCTACGAATCTATGCTCGACACTGTCCTCTTCGCCAGGGACAAGTGGCTCCGCGAGGACGGGATGCTCTTCCCCGACAAGGCCACTCTCTTTATTTGCGGAATTGAGGATCGACAGTACAAGGACGAGAAAATCAACTGGTGGGACGACGTTTACGGTTTCGACATGAGCAGCATACGAAAGGTGGCGATCAGCGAGCCTCTCGTCGACGTCGTTGACCCGAAACAGGTTGTGACGAACTCCTGCCTCATCAAGGAAGTTGATCTCTACACTGTCACGAAAGCCGATCTCGAATTCTCCTCGCCCTTCACTCTCCAGGTCCGCAGGAATGATTACGTCCAGGCCCTCGTGACCTTCTTCAACATTGAGTTCACCAAGTGTCACAAGCGAATTGGATTCAGTACGGCTCCAGAGGTCCAGTACACCCACTGGAAGCAAACTGTCTTCTATTTCGACGAGTACATGACGGTGAAAAAGGGAGAGGAGGTCTACGGCGTCTTCTCCATGAAGCCCAATGCCAGGAATTACCGCGATTTAGATTTCAGCATCGAACTCGACTTTAAGGGCGAATTGTGCACGGTCCACGAGACCAATCATTATCGCATGCGCTGA